Proteins encoded within one genomic window of Thermomicrobiales bacterium:
- a CDS encoding N-acetylmuramoyl-L-alanine amidase, translating to MPNITVDSVPGVALVDVRHLLPRRAPDDTTPAGPRERVPLNEKCGVVIHYSGPPVANRADTLAVLRSEARYHVEKSWSRAGEPPLYGDGLMYHVAVGDDGTCYLCRNLDAVLWHCGAWPQNATALSVHVPIGGTQRATDAQIAALTTLVDAWRAATDTRVDEVWGHQELSPTDCPGTLMDDFVLPYRAGTLTPTIEQHWFVETGHSVGGAFWRFWQANGGLPVFGYPLTDELTEAGQTVQYFERAVFEWNPDNPEPHKVLLRRLGADALARR from the coding sequence ATGCCCAACATCACCGTCGACTCGGTGCCCGGTGTCGCACTGGTCGACGTCCGCCACCTGCTGCCCCGCCGCGCGCCGGACGACACGACGCCGGCCGGGCCGCGCGAGCGCGTGCCGCTCAACGAGAAGTGCGGCGTCGTCATCCACTACTCCGGCCCGCCGGTCGCCAACCGCGCCGATACGTTGGCCGTCCTGCGCTCCGAAGCGCGCTACCACGTCGAGAAGAGCTGGTCGCGCGCCGGCGAGCCGCCGCTTTACGGCGATGGCCTGATGTACCACGTCGCGGTCGGCGACGACGGGACCTGCTACCTGTGCCGCAACCTCGACGCCGTCCTCTGGCACTGCGGTGCCTGGCCACAGAACGCCACCGCACTCTCCGTGCATGTCCCGATCGGCGGGACGCAGCGCGCGACCGACGCGCAGATCGCCGCGCTCACGACACTCGTCGATGCCTGGCGCGCCGCTACCGACACGCGGGTCGATGAGGTCTGGGGCCACCAGGAGCTATCGCCGACCGACTGCCCCGGCACGCTGATGGACGACTTCGTCCTGCCGTATCGGGCCGGGACGCTGACGCCGACGATTGAGCAGCACTGGTTCGTCGAGACCGGCCACAGCGTCGGCGGCGCATTCTGGCGCTTCTGGCAAGCCAATGGCGGCCTCCCTGTCTTCGGCTACCCCCTCACCGACGAGCTGACCGAGGCCGGCCAGACCGTCCAGTACTTCGAACGCGCTGTGTTCGAGTGGAACCCCGACAACCCTGAGCCACACAAGGTCCTGCTGCGCCGTCTCGGCGCGGACGCACTCGCCCGGCGCTAG
- a CDS encoding carboxymuconolactone decarboxylase family protein — MGQAVHESGLDPMLIGLIEIRASQINGCGFUIDMHTIDAREAGEKEHRIYLLNAWREAPYYTDAERAALELTEAVTLISQNGVPDDLYERVRQHYDEAQYVALLMTINAINCWNRLQISTLTGAGHYKPHLRR; from the coding sequence ATGGGGCAGGCCGTCCACGAGAGCGGCCTCGATCCAATGCTGATCGGGCTGATCGAAATCCGGGCCTCACAGATCAACGGGTGCGGTTTCTGAATTGACATGCACACGATCGATGCCCGTGAGGCAGGCGAGAAAGAACACCGGATTTATCTGCTCAATGCCTGGCGCGAAGCGCCCTACTACACCGACGCCGAACGTGCCGCCCTCGAGCTGACCGAGGCCGTCACCCTCATCTCCCAGAACGGCGTCCCCGATGATCTCTACGAACGTGTCCGCCAGCACTACGATGAAGCGCAGTACGTCGCGCTGCTGATGACGATCAACGCGATCAACTGCTGGAACCGCCTCCAGATCTCGACGTTAACCGGCGCTGGGCACTACAAGCCCCACCTGCGCCGCTAA
- a CDS encoding error-prone DNA polymerase: MCSAPDAGYVELHAHSCFSLLDGASFPDELVATAVELGLPALALTDHDNLHAALDFANIANAAGLQPITGAELTLIDGTHLTLLVESVVGYRNLCRLITIAHYTGERTVPAVPIEALAEHHEGLILLTGCRQSELCRRVDADDLAGARRLLRQFRSWFGAENVFVELQRNLVRGDRRRTARLAALADEAGLGIVATGDVHYHRPERVALQDTLVAIRHKTSLDGAAHVRRINGEWYMVGAEVMRRRFRLYPEAISNTLVIAERCRGFNLARNLEYRFPDYAVDDGDTPDDRLGRTTRRLLAERYGDDPKAIARLEEELALIRRHQLAGFFLTYADIMRLANQVADEIRGQSIARRVGNMPPGRGRGSSVSSVVCYLLGLSHVDPVQHDLFLGRFLHEDLTDVPDIDLDFPRDIRAALIERLYEVYPDRVGLVCTYATYQIRSAIRDVGKALGLPLQVLDRLAKLGEGRSARGVGEHLARVPDVPHPESPLWEHLAALSEQIAGMPRHVGQHSGGMVVASQPLSELVPMQPAAMEGRHLIQWDKDTCGDARFVKIDVLGLGMLSAVEGCLDLIAGQGKELVDLSRIDFKDPDVFEMIQRGDTVGTFQIESRAQIQTLLKTKPETLEDLVVQVAIVRPGPIVGGATKPWIRAREQYRLTGKPEITYDHPLLEPALKETYGVILYQEQILQVAMALAGFTPGQADRLRRAMSRKRSHGAMTELWDDFRNGVLAKGVSEEVAETVFEKIAAFAAYGFPKAHSVSFAVLAYQSCWLRYYFPAEFTCAVLNEQPMGFYPPHTLIGDAKRLGLRVLPVDVNESEAGCSVAGRSIRIGLGYVKGMRDEEAAAIVESRRMDGPFRSLSDLMRRVEVRREIVDRLITVGAFDWTGLRRRELLWQLGLLQPPVRLRGQGGERVQQLGLAIPIEQDAVELPPFSAWDKLCADYDITGLSAQWHPLLLLRTQLDRAILTATQVAEAQHGRRIRTAGLVVCRQRPATAKGVTFLLLEDETGLTNIVVHQSLYERERLTLRTSPVLEVQGRLERQGDTINVVAQRLLPIQMAPPPAPESDAENEPQARLMVTSHDYR; encoded by the coding sequence CCGGTGAGCGGACGGTGCCGGCGGTCCCGATCGAGGCACTTGCCGAGCATCACGAGGGACTGATTCTGCTGACCGGCTGTCGACAATCGGAGCTCTGCCGCCGCGTCGATGCCGACGATCTGGCCGGAGCGCGGCGACTGCTGCGTCAGTTCCGCAGCTGGTTCGGGGCGGAGAACGTCTTTGTTGAGCTGCAGCGTAATCTGGTGCGTGGCGACCGCCGTCGCACGGCGCGGCTGGCCGCGCTGGCGGACGAGGCGGGGCTGGGCATCGTCGCGACCGGCGATGTCCACTATCACCGACCGGAGCGGGTGGCGCTGCAGGACACACTGGTTGCCATCCGACACAAGACGAGCCTCGATGGCGCAGCCCACGTCCGGCGGATCAACGGCGAGTGGTACATGGTTGGCGCTGAGGTGATGCGGCGTCGATTCCGCCTCTACCCGGAGGCTATCTCCAACACGCTGGTCATCGCTGAGCGCTGCCGAGGGTTCAATCTGGCGCGCAATCTGGAGTATCGCTTCCCCGACTATGCCGTCGATGACGGCGACACCCCCGACGACCGGCTGGGGCGCACCACCCGTCGTCTGCTGGCCGAGCGCTATGGCGACGACCCGAAGGCGATCGCCCGGCTGGAGGAGGAGCTGGCGCTGATCCGCCGTCATCAGCTGGCTGGCTTCTTCCTGACCTATGCGGACATCATGCGGCTGGCGAATCAGGTGGCCGACGAAATCCGTGGGCAGAGCATTGCGCGGCGGGTCGGGAACATGCCGCCGGGGCGGGGGCGCGGCTCGTCGGTCAGCTCGGTTGTCTGCTACTTGCTGGGGCTATCGCACGTCGATCCGGTGCAGCACGATCTCTTCCTGGGCCGCTTTCTGCACGAGGACCTGACCGACGTCCCCGACATCGATCTGGATTTCCCGCGCGATATCCGGGCGGCGCTGATCGAGCGGCTGTATGAGGTCTACCCGGATCGGGTCGGGCTGGTCTGCACCTATGCGACGTACCAGATTCGCAGCGCCATTCGGGATGTCGGCAAGGCGCTCGGTCTGCCGCTGCAGGTGCTGGACCGGCTGGCGAAGCTGGGGGAGGGGCGGTCGGCGCGTGGGGTTGGCGAGCATCTGGCGCGTGTTCCCGATGTGCCGCATCCCGAATCGCCGCTCTGGGAGCATCTGGCGGCGCTGTCGGAGCAGATTGCCGGGATGCCGCGCCACGTCGGCCAGCACTCCGGCGGGATGGTCGTTGCCTCGCAGCCGCTGAGCGAGCTGGTGCCGATGCAGCCAGCGGCGATGGAGGGTCGGCACCTGATCCAGTGGGACAAGGACACCTGCGGCGATGCCCGCTTCGTCAAGATCGACGTGCTGGGGCTGGGAATGCTCAGCGCCGTCGAGGGCTGCCTCGACCTGATCGCCGGACAGGGCAAGGAGCTGGTCGATCTCAGCCGGATCGATTTCAAGGACCCGGACGTCTTCGAGATGATCCAGCGCGGCGATACGGTCGGCACCTTCCAGATCGAGAGTCGGGCGCAGATTCAGACGCTGCTCAAGACCAAGCCGGAGACGCTGGAGGACCTGGTCGTCCAGGTGGCGATTGTCCGGCCGGGGCCGATCGTCGGCGGTGCGACCAAACCCTGGATTCGGGCCCGCGAGCAGTATCGGCTGACCGGCAAGCCGGAGATCACCTACGATCACCCGTTGCTTGAGCCTGCGCTGAAGGAGACCTACGGCGTCATCCTCTATCAGGAGCAGATCCTGCAGGTGGCGATGGCGCTGGCCGGCTTCACGCCCGGGCAGGCCGACCGCCTGCGGCGCGCGATGAGCCGCAAGCGGTCGCACGGCGCGATGACGGAGTTGTGGGATGACTTCCGGAACGGAGTGCTGGCGAAGGGGGTGAGCGAGGAGGTCGCCGAGACGGTCTTCGAGAAGATCGCCGCCTTCGCCGCCTACGGATTCCCGAAGGCCCACTCCGTCTCGTTCGCGGTGCTGGCCTATCAGTCGTGCTGGCTGCGCTACTACTTCCCGGCTGAGTTCACTTGCGCGGTGCTGAACGAGCAACCGATGGGCTTCTATCCGCCGCACACGCTGATCGGCGATGCCAAGCGGCTGGGCTTGCGTGTGCTGCCGGTGGATGTCAACGAGAGCGAGGCGGGCTGCTCCGTCGCCGGGCGTTCGATCCGAATCGGGCTGGGCTACGTCAAAGGGATGCGCGATGAGGAGGCGGCCGCGATCGTCGAGAGCCGTCGAATGGATGGCCCGTTCCGCTCGCTGAGCGACCTGATGCGGCGCGTCGAGGTGCGCCGCGAGATCGTCGATCGGCTGATCACCGTCGGTGCGTTCGACTGGACGGGCCTGCGGCGGCGCGAGCTGCTCTGGCAGCTGGGGCTGCTCCAGCCGCCGGTGCGCCTGCGGGGGCAGGGGGGCGAGCGGGTGCAGCAGCTCGGGCTGGCGATCCCGATCGAGCAGGATGCGGTCGAGCTACCGCCGTTCTCGGCCTGGGACAAGCTGTGCGCCGACTACGACATCACCGGGCTATCGGCTCAGTGGCACCCGCTGCTGCTCCTGCGCACGCAGCTGGACCGCGCCATCCTGACGGCGACGCAGGTGGCCGAAGCGCAGCACGGGCGGCGGATTCGGACGGCGGGCCTCGTTGTCTGTCGGCAGCGACCGGCGACGGCGAAGGGGGTGACGTTCCTGCTGCTGGAGGACGAGACGGGGCTGACGAACATCGTCGTCCACCAGTCGCTGTATGAGCGCGAGCGGCTGACGCTGCGCACATCGCCGGTGCTGGAGGTGCAGGGGCGGCTGGAGCGGCAGGGGGATACGATCAACGTCGTGGCTCAGCGCCTGCTCCCGATCCAGATGGCACCGCCACCCGCGCCCGAATCCGACGCCGAAAACGAACCCCAAGCGCGCCTGATGGTGACATCGCATGATTATCGGTGA
- a CDS encoding carboxymuconolactone decarboxylase family protein, giving the protein MQVGTDGKDKRVEPRMRAMQANPEVTKPMMAMGQAVHESGLDPMLIGLIEIRASQINGCGF; this is encoded by the coding sequence ATGCAGGTTGGCACCGATGGAAAGGACAAGCGTGTGGAACCACGAATGAGGGCCATGCAGGCAAACCCCGAGGTGACAAAGCCGATGATGGCAATGGGGCAGGCCGTCCACGAGAGCGGCCTCGATCCAATGCTGATCGGGCTGATCGAAATCCGGGCCTCACAGATCAACGGGTGCGGTTTCTGA